The Nicotiana sylvestris chromosome 6, ASM39365v2, whole genome shotgun sequence genomic sequence aaaaatttgGATTCCGGAAATGACCAATCTTTAGTAATCTTTTGTGATTGTTCATCAACGCCGAAATAGTATTGCTCAATATGCTATTTTTTACATGATTCCCTGAATATAATGTGCTTGGCACAGCTGTGGAGCAATGACCCATGATGCTAAGTCATGCATGGATAGGCCCCGCAAATTAGGAGCAAAATGGACGGGAAAGAATATTGCTCCTGATGAGAAGGTAGAACAGTTTGAGCTGGATTATGATGGTAAAAGGGACCGTTGGAATGGTTATGATGCTGCTTCCTATGCCCATATCATTGAACGATATGAAGCAAGGGATGAAGCAAgaaagaaatatctgaaagatcAACAGCTAAAAAAGTTGGAGGAGAAAAATAAcaaagaggatgaagaaagaGGCGATAGCGAAGATGAAGATTTTGAAGATGCTTTGAAGGTAGATGAAGCCAAGGTTGATGAAAGCAAGCAGATGGATTTTGCAAAAGTTGAGAAGCGTGTACGAACCACTGGTGGTGGAAGCACAGGGACTGTTAGGTCTGTCTTTCTTAATATCTTTTCATCTTTGATACCTTCCTGCCCATTTACTTTTGGGGTCCATGGTTTTTTTTGGTGGGGCGGGGTAGCCACGAGGGGTTAACTGAATGGCTGACTTGTACTATGTAGAAAGCACATAGTACACATATAGGCCCGAGTGTTACTTTATCAAGCTACTGATGCATCTGCATTGTCCAGGAATCTACGTATCCGGGAAGATACAGCAAAATATCTTCTTAATCTTGATGTCAATTCTGCACATTATGATCCCAAGACCCGGTCCATGCGTGAAGATCCTCTTCCTGATATGGATCCAAATGAAAAATTTTATGCTGTAAGTGCACTTCTGGTCCACCAAATAGTACTGATTTTCATGGTTTATGTTGTTTTTACTCAGTCATCCTTTTTTGTTTCCTCTTATAGGGAGATAACCAAAATAGAGTTAGTGGTCAAGCATTGGAGTTCAAACAGCTGAATATTCACGCATGGGAAGCTTTTGATAAGGGTCATGATGTGCATATGCAAGCAGCTCCATCCCAAGCAGAACTGCTTTACAAAAATTACAAGGTTAACAAGGAGAAACTGAAGTCACAAACAAAGGAGGATATCATGGAGAAGTATGGTAATGCTGCTAGTGAAGAAATACTCCCAAGAGAACTACTGTTGGGTCAGAGTGAGAGAGAAGTTGAATATGATTGTGCTGGTAGGATTGTGAAGGGCCAGGTAATTCTTTTATCAAAAGCTGCATATTAGTGCATGAGTCACTTGGGCCaggtagggtaaggtctgcgtacacactaaccCTTCATAGACCCTACATGTGGGAATATactgggtatgttattgttgttgttgttggtgggGATGAATTACATACCATAATGGTatatattaaatatttatattcaTCTTAACCTTCTTCCATATGTAGACTAGCTAAGTAGATGCTTGATGCATGAGTCATGCCCAATGCTTGAATGTGTACATTTATGTTTGCCATATGAGACAAGCCATGCACAATTATTTATACCATCTCGCCCTCTTAAGGAAATAGTATTGGGATATagtttttgaaaagaaagatCAGGAATATAGTTACTTCAAGATATTGAGATAGAATGATCAGATGCTTTTACAACCTTTTCAACTATGATGGGCTTTTATGGTATTTTCTGATCATACCAGCTAAAGGTTAACATTTGAGCATGGCAATTCTTTTAAGTTATGTTTTCCTATCTACTCTAAAAATTTGATTTCGACTCCAAAGTTACATGGATAACTGTCGTAGTTTATATTTTACAATATTTATGGGCTCATGTACTGCAGCTAGAATAAGAGAGGAAGAGAGTCAAATAATTAAATAACGTTTCTCTTTGTCAGTCACCTGACAAAGATAGAAGCAGAATGTTCTGCGGTGTTTCTTTAAGCTGTACTTCACAGCTCATTACTGGCAAAGCTGTAATGAACAGCTTGTGGGCTGGTTGGATTGCATTTATTTGGGTTCATTCTCCTTCCTTCCATTGTTAATTTACATCTGCAAGTGAAATAGGATTCAACAAACTGTTTAATTTTCATTATCCTCTTGCTTTCGGGGCTTCTGGGAACCGCATCAGTATCCAATCTCTGAAGGGTTTAAGTTCCCTTCACCTTTCAGTTCCAGCAATACAATAACGTTATCATTATTTCCTACTTCAAATATCGCGAACCAAATAATCTAAGCAATCATCCTCACCTTACATCGTATCTAGCAATCCAGTCTTGATCGTACGGCCTTGTTCATCTCAATCAGAGGCGTTTTAACATCTTTTTTGAAGAATGCAGCTATTTCCATTCTTATCCTACCCAAGTTCATCCAAACTGAAACAACCTGTTATATTAAGATCCTCCAGAAATGTTACTTATTGAACTCTTTGAAAAATTACTCATCTAAAAATGAATGTACACAGATACCTCAAAGAACGATCATCTGCCTTTCTAATGTCCGATTCAATACTTTAGAGATCTATCCTCATTTAAATTAACATCATCAGGGCAGCGGCAACTGAGGCAATTCTCAGATACTGTCTCCAAATCCTACTCTCTTTTGAGGAATGTCCACACCACTGAAGTTTTCAGACTAGTCAGCAGGATGCAAAGAAGCATTTACTCCATCTTCTGAGGAAATAGGGTAGAATCAGAAATATCactagaaatatcatttaagagtGGATAATGTCTATAAAAATGTTTGCTAGATTCATTTGTTTGTTTTGGCCTAATTTTTGAGTAGCTTGGCTGAATTTATGAGTTGCTTGCTGTAGGAGATGTCTCTCCCTAGGAGCAAATATGAAGAGGATGTTTACATTAATAACCACACCACAGTTTGGGGTTCATGGTGGAAGGACCACCAGTGGGGTTACAGGTGCTGCAAACAAACGATCAGAAACAGCTATTGCACAGGTGCTGCCGGAATTGAAGCAGCTGAAGCTTCTGCTGATCTTATGAAGGCCAATATTGCTCGCAAAGAGTCGGCTGAAGGTTAGTGTTTTCTATTGAACTTCAAGTTGTTGCTTCCTCTTGTCAAAAAATTAGTAGGCATGCTTTAATCAGTATGATATTCCATTTTCCTAATAACCAAACTTTCACAATTCTTTGTAGTTTGCTTTTAATttgtatttaattatttatatCACCCGAAATATTACATGATATCTTCAACTCTCTTCTTAGAGCACATTCTTGTTGTCATACTGGTAATATACAGCAGTATTAACATGGTACTCAAGGCTCTAGTTTTGTGCTGTCCGCAGTGGAGGGGGTTTGGGGTGGGGGAATTTAGCAAGAAACTGGCCATGTTTTCTCCCGCTCTCTTTATTT encodes the following:
- the LOC104221183 gene encoding pre-mRNA-splicing factor SLU7-like, which translates into the protein MATASVAFKSREDHRKQLELEEARKAGLAPAEVDEDGKEINPHIPQYMSSAPWYLNAERPSLKHQRKWKSDPNYTKSWYDRGAKIYQAEKYRKGACENCGAMTHDAKSCMDRPRKLGAKWTGKNIAPDEKVEQFELDYDGKRDRWNGYDAASYAHIIERYEARDEARKKYLKDQQLKKLEEKNNKEDEERGDSEDEDFEDALKVDEAKVDESKQMDFAKVEKRVRTTGGGSTGTVRNLRIREDTAKYLLNLDVNSAHYDPKTRSMREDPLPDMDPNEKFYAGDNQNRVSGQALEFKQLNIHAWEAFDKGHDVHMQAAPSQAELLYKNYKVNKEKLKSQTKEDIMEKYGNAASEEILPRELLLGQSEREVEYDCAGRIVKGQEMSLPRSKYEEDVYINNHTTVWGSWWKDHQWGYRCCKQTIRNSYCTGAAGIEAAEASADLMKANIARKESAEDTHAPVEERRLATWGTEVPDDLVLDEQKLAEALKKEDEKRREERDERKRKYNVKYNDEVTPEEMEAYRMKKVLHDDPMRDFLH